The following proteins are encoded in a genomic region of Triticum dicoccoides isolate Atlit2015 ecotype Zavitan chromosome 1B, WEW_v2.0, whole genome shotgun sequence:
- the LOC119349712 gene encoding sister chromatid cohesion 1 protein 1-like isoform X2 produces the protein MFYSHQLLARKAPLGQIWMAATLHAKINRKRLVKLDIIKICEEILNPSVPMALRLSGILMGGVVIVYERKVKLLYDDVSRLLIEINEAWKIRPAVDHTVLPKGKAQAKYEAVTLPENAVDMEVEQPVFFTDTYTTRFRGMRLEDLDEQYVNVNLDDDDISRADRHHQAEAVNITLVDNFESGLAETDIFNRFERFDIADDDTTVHITLDGHPEAPSTLVPSPPRPEDPPQQQEQCAAPSPICEEPQQGDSLKEQEEQKTTEQQPTKRAKRKARGKGPQVIIDNQIMIPGNVYQSWLKDPSSLTSKRRQVRSKINPIKAIKIGELMDLPPSALMSFSNDSQEIYYPQQLMQLWKECTKVKTPKPSSSSGDKSSSSSQEKQPRNPSPQPQGDQNEMGAQPMDFTPMDFTDGIEKMRANKSGEFEGVFDGPHGDPSVTPGSPGLSRRSASSSGGSGRGAFLPLDPEIQLQSGSGRAKRRQLSSGRSLGNLDPVEEEFPMEQEEREFKLRRLSDMEPTPDLMVETEPTQTPFMKQSSPPDHITESIHSYLKLHFESPDAPPSESLSQLTYGMNTAQAARLFYQTCVLATLDRIKVTQVEPYGPILISRGANM, from the exons ATGTTCTACTCGCACCAGCTCCTCGCGCGGAAGGCGCCGCTCGGCCAGATATG GATGGCCGCCACGCTCCACGCCAAGATCAACCGCAAGCGCCTCGTCAAGCTCGACATCATCAAAATCTG CGAGGAGATCCTGAACCCGTCGGTGCCCATGGCGCTCAGGCTCTCCGGGATCCTCATGG GCGGCGTGGTGATCGTGTACGAGAGGAAGGTGAAGCTTCTCTACG ATGATGTGTCCCGTCTCCTG ATTGAGATCAACGAGGCATGGAAGATCAGGCCGGCCGTCGACCACACCGTCCTCCCCAAGGGCAAGGCTCAAGCCAA GTATGAAGCAGTAACACTGCCAGAGAACGCGGTGGATATGGAGGTGGAGCAGCCCGTGTTTTTCACAGATACTTATACTACTAGGTTCCGGGGAATG CGCCTGGAGGATTTGGATGAACAATATGTCAATGTCAACCTGGATGATGATGACATCTCTCGCGCCGACCGTCATCATCAAG CTGAGGCAGTCAACATTACCCTGGTCGATAATTTTGAGTCTGGTCTTGCTGAAACTGACATCTTCAATCGTTTTGAGAG ATTTGACATAGCAGATGATGACACCACAGTCCATATTACTCTCGATGGACACCCAGAGGCTCCAAGTACACTAGTTCCCTCTCCACCAAGGCCAGAAGACCCTCCTCAACAACAGGAACAGTGTGCTGCCCCATCCCCCATCTGCGAAGAACCTCAACAAG GGGATTCATTAAAGGAGCAAGAGGAGCAGAAGACGACG GAGCAACAACCAACTAAACGAGCAAAGAGGAAAGCACGCGGCAagggcccccaagtgatcatagatAACCAGATAATGATCCCAGGAAATGTATATCAGTCATGGTTGAAGGACCCATCAAGCCTCACCTCTAAAAGGCGTCAAGTCAGGAGT AAAATCAATCCTATTAAGGCAATTAAGATAGGCGAGCTCATGGACTTGCCACCGTCTGCCCTAATGTCTTTCTCCAATGACTCACAAGAGATATATTACCCTCAGCAGCTTATGCAGCTCTGGAAGGAATGCACCAAAGTCAAGACCCCAAAGCCCTCATCTTCTTCAG GAgataaatcatcatcatcatcacaagaAAAGCAGCCGAGAAACCCTTCGCCTCAG CCTCAAGGAGATCAGAATGAAATGGGAGCTCAGCCAATGGACTTCACACCAATGGACTTCACAGATGGCATTGAAAAGATGAGAGCAAACAAGAGTGGAGAATTTGAAGGTGTTTTTGATGGTCCGCATGGTGACCCTAGTGTTACACCTGGAAGTCCTG GGCTAAGTCGCAGGTCAGCTTCAAGCTCTGGTGGCTCTGGAAGGGGGGCATTTCTGCCATTGGATCCAGAAATACAGTTACAATCTGGAAGTGGAAG GGCCAAGAGGAGGCAGCTTTCATCTGGACGAAGCTTGGGGAACCTTGATCCAGTTGAAGAGGAATTCCCAATGGAGCAAGAAGAGAGGGAATTCAAGCTGAGAAGGCTTTCAGATATGGAACCAACTCCTG ATCTTATGGTAGAAACAGAACCCACTCAAACCCCGTTCATGAAGCAATCCAGTCCTCCCGATCACATCACTGAATCAATTCACTC GTACCTAAAGCTCCACTTCGAGAGCCCGGATGCCCCGCCATCTGAATCGTTAAGCCAGCTAACTTATGGGATGAACACAGCACAGGCTGCCCGCCTATTCTATCAAACATGTG TCTTGGCAACGCTCGATCGCATCAAGGTCACACAGGTGGAACCATACGGACCCATCCTGATCTCGAGGGGGGCCAACATGTGA
- the LOC119349712 gene encoding sister chromatid cohesion 1 protein 1-like isoform X1 yields MFYSHQLLARKAPLGQIWMAATLHAKINRKRLVKLDIIKICEEILNPSVPMALRLSGILMGGVVIVYERKVKLLYDDVSRLLIEINEAWKIRPAVDHTVLPKGKAQAKYEAVTLPENAVDMEVEQPVFFTDTYTTRFRGMRLEDLDEQYVNVNLDDDDISRADRHHQAEAVNITLVDNFESGLAETDIFNRFERFDIADDDTTVHITLDGHPEAPSTLVPSPPRPEDPPQQQEQCAAPSPICEEPQQGQVSSAGDSLKEQEEQKTTEQQPTKRAKRKARGKGPQVIIDNQIMIPGNVYQSWLKDPSSLTSKRRQVRSKINPIKAIKIGELMDLPPSALMSFSNDSQEIYYPQQLMQLWKECTKVKTPKPSSSSGDKSSSSSQEKQPRNPSPQPQGDQNEMGAQPMDFTPMDFTDGIEKMRANKSGEFEGVFDGPHGDPSVTPGSPGLSRRSASSSGGSGRGAFLPLDPEIQLQSGSGRAKRRQLSSGRSLGNLDPVEEEFPMEQEEREFKLRRLSDMEPTPDLMVETEPTQTPFMKQSSPPDHITESIHSYLKLHFESPDAPPSESLSQLTYGMNTAQAARLFYQTCVLATLDRIKVTQVEPYGPILISRGANM; encoded by the exons ATGTTCTACTCGCACCAGCTCCTCGCGCGGAAGGCGCCGCTCGGCCAGATATG GATGGCCGCCACGCTCCACGCCAAGATCAACCGCAAGCGCCTCGTCAAGCTCGACATCATCAAAATCTG CGAGGAGATCCTGAACCCGTCGGTGCCCATGGCGCTCAGGCTCTCCGGGATCCTCATGG GCGGCGTGGTGATCGTGTACGAGAGGAAGGTGAAGCTTCTCTACG ATGATGTGTCCCGTCTCCTG ATTGAGATCAACGAGGCATGGAAGATCAGGCCGGCCGTCGACCACACCGTCCTCCCCAAGGGCAAGGCTCAAGCCAA GTATGAAGCAGTAACACTGCCAGAGAACGCGGTGGATATGGAGGTGGAGCAGCCCGTGTTTTTCACAGATACTTATACTACTAGGTTCCGGGGAATG CGCCTGGAGGATTTGGATGAACAATATGTCAATGTCAACCTGGATGATGATGACATCTCTCGCGCCGACCGTCATCATCAAG CTGAGGCAGTCAACATTACCCTGGTCGATAATTTTGAGTCTGGTCTTGCTGAAACTGACATCTTCAATCGTTTTGAGAG ATTTGACATAGCAGATGATGACACCACAGTCCATATTACTCTCGATGGACACCCAGAGGCTCCAAGTACACTAGTTCCCTCTCCACCAAGGCCAGAAGACCCTCCTCAACAACAGGAACAGTGTGCTGCCCCATCCCCCATCTGCGAAGAACCTCAACAAG GGCAAGTATCTTCTGCAGGGGATTCATTAAAGGAGCAAGAGGAGCAGAAGACGACG GAGCAACAACCAACTAAACGAGCAAAGAGGAAAGCACGCGGCAagggcccccaagtgatcatagatAACCAGATAATGATCCCAGGAAATGTATATCAGTCATGGTTGAAGGACCCATCAAGCCTCACCTCTAAAAGGCGTCAAGTCAGGAGT AAAATCAATCCTATTAAGGCAATTAAGATAGGCGAGCTCATGGACTTGCCACCGTCTGCCCTAATGTCTTTCTCCAATGACTCACAAGAGATATATTACCCTCAGCAGCTTATGCAGCTCTGGAAGGAATGCACCAAAGTCAAGACCCCAAAGCCCTCATCTTCTTCAG GAgataaatcatcatcatcatcacaagaAAAGCAGCCGAGAAACCCTTCGCCTCAG CCTCAAGGAGATCAGAATGAAATGGGAGCTCAGCCAATGGACTTCACACCAATGGACTTCACAGATGGCATTGAAAAGATGAGAGCAAACAAGAGTGGAGAATTTGAAGGTGTTTTTGATGGTCCGCATGGTGACCCTAGTGTTACACCTGGAAGTCCTG GGCTAAGTCGCAGGTCAGCTTCAAGCTCTGGTGGCTCTGGAAGGGGGGCATTTCTGCCATTGGATCCAGAAATACAGTTACAATCTGGAAGTGGAAG GGCCAAGAGGAGGCAGCTTTCATCTGGACGAAGCTTGGGGAACCTTGATCCAGTTGAAGAGGAATTCCCAATGGAGCAAGAAGAGAGGGAATTCAAGCTGAGAAGGCTTTCAGATATGGAACCAACTCCTG ATCTTATGGTAGAAACAGAACCCACTCAAACCCCGTTCATGAAGCAATCCAGTCCTCCCGATCACATCACTGAATCAATTCACTC GTACCTAAAGCTCCACTTCGAGAGCCCGGATGCCCCGCCATCTGAATCGTTAAGCCAGCTAACTTATGGGATGAACACAGCACAGGCTGCCCGCCTATTCTATCAAACATGTG TCTTGGCAACGCTCGATCGCATCAAGGTCACACAGGTGGAACCATACGGACCCATCCTGATCTCGAGGGGGGCCAACATGTGA